In the genome of Labeo rohita strain BAU-BD-2019 chromosome 24, IGBB_LRoh.1.0, whole genome shotgun sequence, one region contains:
- the LOC127155986 gene encoding tripartite motif-containing protein 16-like — translation MAEARFSQDELTCPVCLDLLKDPVTIQCGHSYCKSCITGCWDQEDQMRVYSCPQCRQTFSPRPALGKNTMLTELVETLKKTKLPADCYAGAGDVQCDVCTGTKYKAIKSCLVCQESYCQIHFDHHEEFHSRKPHKVIDATGRLQEMICQKHQKLLKVFCHTDQKCICVLCAIDEHKNHDTVSAAAQRTEKKKQLKETQKTFQQREKDLQQLREAVESHKRSAQTAVEDSERIFTELIRSIERSRSELIRLIRDQEKRAVSRAEGRLERLEQEINDLRRRDTELEQLSHTQDHIQFLQSFQSLSAPPESTDENDDPFSSLFSFDDLRESVHQLRDKLEDFCKEELKKISDIVTFTNIDLWTRNDFLQYSHQLTLDLNTVNKHLRLSESNREITYTGTVQSYPDHPDRFHYWCQVLCRESVCGRCYWELEWSAGILGGVDIAVSYKSISRKGLADECVFGRNDQSWSLYCSPSKYSFGHSNIWTDLPVKPISSRIGVFVDHSAGTLSFYSVSDTMSLIHTVQTTFTQPLYPGFLVSRGSSVNLC, via the exons ATGGCAGAAGCCAGATTTTCTCAGGATGAGTTGACATGTCCAGTGTGTCTGGATCTCCTGAAGGATCCAGTGACCATCCagtgtggacacagttactgtaagagctgtattacaggctgctgggatcaggaggatcagatgagagtctacagctgccctcagtgcagacagaccttcagtCCAAGACCTGCTTTAGGGAAAAACACCATGCTGACTGAACTGGTGGAGACACTGAAGAagaccaaacttcctgctgactGTTACGCTGGAGCTGGAGATGTGCAGTGTGACGTCTGTACTGGAACAAAATACAAAGCCATCAAGTCCTGTCTGGTGTGTCAGGAATCTTACTGTCAAATTCATTTTGACCATCATGAGGAATTTCATTCACGTAAGCCACACAAAGTGATTGATGCCACTGGACGACTGCAGGAGATGATCTGCCAGAAACATCAGAAGCTCCTTAAGGTTTTCTGTCACACTGACcagaaatgtatatgtgtgctgTGTGCGATAGATGAACATAAAAACCATGACACTGTATCAGCTGCAGCACAGAGGACAGAGAAAAAG AAGCAGCTGAAGGAGACACAGAAGACGTtccagcagagagagaaagatcttcagcagctgagagaggctgtggagtctcataag cgctctgcacagacagcagtggaggacagtgagaggatctttactgagctcatccgctccattgagagaagCCGCTCTGAGCTGATACGGctgatcagagatcaggaaaaGCGAGCGGTGAGTCGAGCTGAAGGACGACTGGAgcgactggagcaggagatcaatgatctgaggaggagagacactgagctggagcagctttcacacacacaggatcacaTCCAGTTCCTGCAG agtttccagtctctctcagcACCTCCTGAATCTACAGACGAAAATGATGATCCCTTCAGTTCTCTCTTCTCTTTTGATGACCTGAGAGAATCTGTCCATCAGCTGAGAGACAAACTGGAGGATTTCTGCAAAGAGGAGCTCAAAAAAATCTCAGACATAG TCACATTCACCAACATTGATCTCTGGACCAGGAACGACTTCCTACAAT ATTCCCATCAGCTCACTCTGGATCTGAACACAGTGAATAAACACCTCCGTCTGTCTGAGAGCAACAGAGAGATTACTTACACTGGAACAGTCcagtcgtatcctgatcatccagacagatttcaTTATTGGtgtcaggtgttgtgtagagagagtgtgtgtggacgctgttactgggagctgGAGTGGAGTGCTGGTATATTAGGTGGTGTGGATATagcagtgtcatataagagcatcagcagaaAGGGATTGGCTGATGAATGTGTGTTTGGAcgtaatgatcagtcctggagtttgtacTGCTCTCCCTCCAAATACTCCTTTGGACACAGTAACATATGGACTGATCTCCCTGTAAAGCCCATCagcagtagaataggagtgtttgtggatcacagtgcaggaactctgtccttctacagcgtctctgacacaatgagcctcatccacacagtccagaccacattcactcagccgctctatcctgggtttttGGTTTCTAGAGGATCATCAGTGAACCTGTGTTAA